Proteins found in one Microbacterium sp. SSM24 genomic segment:
- a CDS encoding carboxymuconolactone decarboxylase family protein, protein MTEERRVHLSRSAPPAYQALSAFSKTVGSLAAEGGIDARLKELVQIHTSQLNGCAYCVRVHVERAGKEGITPDVIAQLPVWRESGVFSERERAGLELAEAFVFIHEEGVPDDVYNRVGTILSEQEYVALSWILVSINAFNRIAIAGRYSVPPRDDLDGEDRDAASGAAW, encoded by the coding sequence ATGACCGAAGAACGGCGTGTCCACCTGTCGCGTTCCGCTCCGCCGGCCTATCAGGCGCTCTCCGCCTTCTCGAAGACGGTCGGCTCCCTCGCCGCCGAGGGCGGCATCGACGCCCGGCTCAAGGAGCTCGTGCAGATCCACACATCGCAGCTCAACGGCTGCGCGTACTGCGTGCGGGTGCACGTCGAGCGGGCGGGCAAGGAAGGGATCACGCCGGACGTCATCGCGCAGCTGCCGGTGTGGCGCGAGTCCGGCGTCTTCTCGGAGCGCGAGCGCGCCGGCCTCGAGCTGGCCGAGGCGTTCGTGTTCATCCACGAGGAGGGCGTGCCCGACGACGTCTACAACAGGGTCGGCACGATCCTCAGCGAGCAGGAGTACGTCGCGCTGAGCTGGATCCTCGTGTCGATCAACGCGTTCAACCGCATCGCAATCGCCGGTCGCTACAGCGTTCCGCCCCGTGACGATCTCGACGGCGAGGACCGCGACGCCGCGAGCGGGGCCGCGTGGTGA